One genomic segment of Pseudomonas fortuita includes these proteins:
- a CDS encoding RNA polymerase factor sigma-54: MKPSLVLKMGQQLTMTPQLQQAIRLLQLSTLDLQQEIQEALESNPMLERQEDGEDFDNSDPMADNAENKPAAEAQDNSFQESTVSADNLEDGEWGERIPNELPVDTAWEDIYQTSASSLPSNDDDEWDFTTRTSAGESLQSHLLWQLNLAPMSDTDRLIAVTLIDSINGQGYLEDTLEEICAGFDPELDIELDEVEAVLHRIQQFEPAGVGARNLGECLLLQLRQLPANTPWMTEAKRLVTDFIDLLGSRDYSQLMRRMKIKEDELRQVIELVQSLNPRPGSQIESSEPEYVVPDVIVRKDSDRWLVELNQEAIPRLRVNPQYAGFVRRADTSADNTFMRNQLQEARWFIKSLQSRNETLMKVATQIVEHQRGFLDHGDEAMKPLVLHDIAEAVGMHESTISRVTTQKYMHTPRGIYELKYFFSSHVSTSEGGECSSTAIRAIIKKLVAAENQKKPLSDSKIAGLLEAQGIQVARRTVAKYRESLGIAPSSERKRLM; encoded by the coding sequence ATGAAACCATCGCTCGTCCTAAAAATGGGCCAGCAACTGACGATGACACCGCAGTTGCAACAGGCCATCCGTCTGCTCCAGCTTTCCACCCTGGACCTCCAACAGGAAATCCAGGAAGCGCTGGAGTCGAACCCGATGCTCGAACGTCAGGAAGACGGCGAGGACTTCGACAACAGCGACCCGATGGCGGACAACGCCGAGAACAAGCCGGCAGCCGAAGCCCAGGACAACAGCTTTCAGGAAAGCACCGTCAGTGCCGACAACCTGGAAGATGGCGAGTGGGGCGAGCGGATCCCCAACGAGCTTCCGGTCGATACCGCCTGGGAAGACATCTACCAGACCAGCGCCAGCAGCCTGCCGAGCAACGATGACGATGAGTGGGACTTCACCACCCGCACATCGGCCGGCGAAAGCCTGCAAAGCCACCTGCTGTGGCAACTGAACCTGGCGCCGATGTCCGACACCGACCGCCTGATCGCCGTTACCCTCATCGACAGCATCAACGGCCAGGGCTACCTGGAAGACACCCTTGAGGAAATCTGCGCCGGTTTCGACCCGGAGCTGGATATCGAGCTGGACGAGGTCGAAGCGGTGCTGCACCGTATCCAGCAGTTCGAACCGGCCGGCGTCGGCGCCCGTAACCTGGGTGAATGCCTGCTGCTGCAACTGCGCCAGCTGCCTGCCAACACTCCGTGGATGACCGAAGCCAAGCGCTTGGTCACCGATTTCATCGACCTGCTCGGCAGCCGCGACTACAGCCAGCTGATGCGGCGCATGAAAATCAAGGAAGACGAGCTGCGCCAGGTCATCGAGCTGGTACAAAGCCTCAACCCGCGCCCTGGCTCACAGATCGAGTCCAGCGAACCCGAGTACGTGGTGCCCGACGTCATCGTGCGCAAAGACAGCGACCGCTGGCTGGTGGAGCTGAACCAGGAAGCCATCCCGCGCCTGCGGGTCAACCCGCAATACGCAGGCTTCGTGCGCCGCGCCGACACCAGTGCCGACAACACCTTCATGCGCAACCAGTTGCAGGAAGCGCGCTGGTTCATCAAGAGCCTGCAAAGCCGCAACGAAACCCTGATGAAGGTTGCCACGCAGATCGTCGAGCACCAGCGCGGTTTCCTCGACCATGGTGATGAAGCAATGAAGCCGCTGGTGCTGCATGACATCGCCGAAGCGGTGGGGATGCATGAGTCGACCATCTCTCGGGTTACCACGCAAAAATACATGCACACCCCGCGTGGCATCTACGAACTGAAATACTTTTTCTCCAGCCACGTCAGCACCTCCGAAGGCGGAGAATGCTCGTCTACAGCGATCCGCGCGATCATCAAAAAACTGGTTGCAGCGGAAAATCAGAAAAAGCCATTGAGTGACAGCAAGATCGCTGGTTTACTGGAGGCACAAGGCATCCAGGTAGCCCGTCGCACCGTCGCCAAGTACCGCGAGTCGCTCGGCATAGCACCGTCGAGCGAACGCAAGCGACTGATGTAG
- a CDS encoding KdsC family phosphatase: MNQDLMQRGKAIKLAVFDVDGVLTDGRLYFLEDGSEFKTFNTLDGQGIKMLMASGVTTAIISGRKTPVVERRAKNLGIPHLYQGREDKLVVLDGLLAELGLSYDQVAYLGDDLPDLPVIRRVALGMAVASAAPFVRQHAHGVTQARGGEGAAREFCELIMQAQGTLDAANANYL; the protein is encoded by the coding sequence ATGAACCAGGACCTCATGCAACGCGGCAAAGCCATCAAGCTGGCAGTGTTCGACGTAGACGGCGTGCTCACCGACGGGCGCCTGTACTTCCTCGAAGATGGCAGCGAGTTCAAGACCTTCAATACCCTCGACGGCCAGGGCATCAAGATGCTCATGGCCTCGGGTGTGACCACCGCGATCATCAGCGGGCGCAAAACCCCTGTGGTCGAGCGCCGGGCGAAAAACCTCGGCATCCCGCACCTGTACCAGGGCCGCGAGGACAAATTGGTCGTGCTTGACGGCCTGCTCGCCGAACTGGGCCTAAGCTATGATCAAGTGGCCTACCTGGGCGATGACCTGCCCGACCTGCCGGTCATTCGCCGGGTGGCATTGGGCATGGCCGTGGCCAGCGCCGCCCCGTTTGTTCGCCAGCACGCTCACGGCGTGACCCAGGCACGCGGCGGCGAAGGCGCAGCCCGTGAATTCTGCGAACTGATCATGCAGGCCCAGGGTACCCTGGACGCTGCCAACGCCAACTACCTGTAA
- the lptB gene encoding LPS export ABC transporter ATP-binding protein, whose product MATLKAQHLAKSYKGRQVVRDVSLSIDSGQIVGLLGPNGAGKTTCFYMIVGLVQAEQGRVLIDNLDVSHQPMHGRARAGIGYLPQEASIFRKLSVADNIMAILETRKDLDRDGRRKELESLLQEFHISHIRDNLGMSLSGGERRRVEIARALATAPKFILLDEPFAGVDPISVGDIKQIIHHLKAKGIGVLITDHNVRETLDICETAYIVNDGRLIAEGDAETILANDLVKEVYLGHEFRL is encoded by the coding sequence ATGGCAACCCTCAAAGCCCAGCATCTGGCCAAGAGCTACAAGGGGCGGCAGGTCGTACGTGATGTCAGTCTGTCGATCGACAGTGGCCAGATCGTCGGCCTGCTCGGCCCCAACGGCGCCGGCAAGACCACCTGCTTCTACATGATTGTCGGGCTGGTCCAGGCCGAGCAGGGGCGCGTGCTCATCGACAACCTCGATGTCAGCCACCAGCCCATGCACGGCCGCGCCCGTGCCGGCATCGGCTACTTGCCGCAGGAAGCCTCGATCTTCCGTAAACTGTCGGTGGCCGACAACATCATGGCCATTCTCGAGACCCGCAAGGACCTCGACCGCGACGGCCGCCGCAAAGAGCTGGAAAGCCTGCTGCAGGAGTTCCACATCAGCCACATTCGCGACAACCTCGGCATGAGCCTTTCCGGTGGTGAACGCCGCCGCGTCGAGATTGCCCGCGCCCTGGCAACCGCACCCAAGTTCATCCTGCTGGACGAACCCTTCGCCGGTGTCGACCCGATCTCGGTTGGTGACATCAAGCAGATCATCCACCACCTCAAGGCCAAGGGCATCGGTGTGCTGATTACCGACCACAACGTGCGCGAGACGCTGGATATCTGCGAGACCGCCTATATCGTCAATGATGGCCGGCTGATCGCTGAAGGCGATGCCGAGACCATCCTGGCCAACGACCTGGTCAAAGAGGTTTACCTGGGCCACGAGTTCCGGCTCTGA
- the lptA gene encoding lipopolysaccharide transport periplasmic protein LptA, producing MRLVKTLPLLLSLSAALGSASAFALPNDRDQPIRIQADQAHLDDKQGVATYTGDVIITQGSMMIKGNTVTMTRAANGDIDVVTSVGNLAYFEQQQSAAKPDKMKGWAVTIQYQAQKDTVILTDRAKVENEGNTTEGEKIVYNTKSQVATAGRGGNVTQPRQRIDMVIQPKKKAE from the coding sequence ATGAGGCTCGTTAAAACCCTCCCCCTTTTGCTCAGCCTGAGCGCAGCACTGGGAAGCGCGAGCGCCTTCGCACTGCCGAATGACCGTGATCAGCCGATCCGCATCCAGGCCGACCAGGCCCATCTGGATGACAAGCAAGGCGTGGCCACCTATACCGGTGACGTGATCATCACCCAAGGTTCGATGATGATCAAAGGCAACACCGTGACCATGACCCGCGCCGCCAACGGCGACATCGATGTGGTCACCTCGGTCGGCAACCTGGCCTACTTCGAGCAACAACAGAGCGCTGCCAAGCCAGACAAGATGAAAGGCTGGGCAGTGACAATCCAGTACCAGGCGCAGAAAGACACCGTGATCCTCACCGACCGCGCCAAGGTCGAAAACGAGGGCAACACGACCGAAGGCGAGAAGATCGTCTACAACACCAAGTCCCAGGTGGCGACCGCCGGTCGTGGTGGCAACGTGACCCAGCCACGTCAGCGCATCGACATGGTGATCCAGCCCAAGAAGAAGGCCGAGTAA
- a CDS encoding STAS domain-containing protein — protein sequence MSEAGVSMAEPGVMRLAGVLDYRTGPALRKQGKSLIDASREPHLVLDCSAVEKSSSVGLSLLLAFIRDGQATGKACEVRGMPDDMREIAEVYDLDEVLAT from the coding sequence ATGAGTGAGGCCGGCGTAAGCATGGCTGAGCCAGGCGTTATGCGCCTGGCCGGCGTGCTGGACTACCGTACCGGCCCCGCCTTGCGCAAGCAGGGCAAGTCGCTGATCGACGCCTCCCGCGAGCCGCACCTGGTGCTGGATTGCTCGGCTGTCGAAAAGTCGTCGAGCGTTGGCCTGTCGCTGTTGCTTGCGTTCATTCGCGATGGCCAAGCCACCGGCAAGGCCTGCGAGGTCCGCGGCATGCCTGACGACATGCGGGAAATTGCCGAGGTCTATGACCTTGATGAAGTGCTGGCAACCTGA
- the mlaE gene encoding lipid asymmetry maintenance ABC transporter permease subunit MlaE, with amino-acid sequence MRRKSLLERVRLLGRSAIDVLAVLGRSCLFLFHALVGRGGIGGGFQLLTRQLYSVGVLSLAIVVVSGVFIGMVLALQGYSILARYGSEQAVGQMVALTLLRELGPVVTALLFAGRAGSALTAEIGNMKSTEQLSSLEMIGVDPLKYIVAPRLWAGFISLPLLALIFSVVGIWGGSWVAVDWLGVYEGSFWANMQNSVSFTDDVLNGLIKSLVFAFVTTWIAVFQGYDCEPTSEGISRATTKTVVYASLAVLGLDFILTALMFGDF; translated from the coding sequence ATGCGCAGAAAATCCTTACTCGAACGTGTTCGCCTGCTGGGCCGTTCGGCAATCGATGTGCTGGCCGTGCTCGGGCGTTCCTGCCTGTTCCTGTTCCATGCGCTGGTTGGCCGTGGCGGTATCGGCGGCGGCTTCCAGCTGCTGACCAGGCAGCTGTACTCGGTGGGCGTGTTGTCGCTGGCGATCGTTGTCGTGTCCGGGGTGTTTATCGGCATGGTGCTGGCGCTGCAGGGCTACAGCATCCTGGCCAGGTACGGCTCGGAGCAGGCAGTGGGGCAGATGGTCGCCCTGACCCTGCTGCGTGAGCTCGGCCCGGTGGTAACGGCGTTGCTGTTCGCCGGCCGTGCAGGGTCCGCGCTGACCGCCGAAATCGGCAACATGAAGTCGACCGAGCAGCTGTCGAGCCTGGAAATGATCGGCGTCGACCCGCTCAAGTACATCGTCGCGCCGCGCCTGTGGGCCGGTTTCATCTCGCTGCCGTTGCTGGCGCTGATTTTCAGCGTGGTCGGCATCTGGGGTGGCTCGTGGGTGGCCGTGGACTGGCTGGGCGTCTACGAAGGCTCGTTCTGGGCCAACATGCAGAACAGTGTTTCTTTCACTGACGACGTGCTTAACGGGCTGATCAAGAGCCTGGTGTTCGCCTTCGTCACAACCTGGATTGCCGTATTCCAGGGGTACGACTGCGAGCCCACCTCAGAAGGGATCAGCCGTGCCACCACCAAGACCGTGGTCTATGCCTCGTTGGCAGTGCTGGGTCTGGACTTTATTCTGACCGCCTTGATGTTTGGAGATTTCTGA
- a CDS encoding BolA family protein: protein MQAVEVKSFLEEKLPGSRVEVEGEGCNFQLNVISDELAGLSPVKRQQAIYAHLNPWIANGSIHAVTMKFFSSAAWAERT, encoded by the coding sequence ATGCAGGCCGTAGAAGTTAAAAGCTTCCTTGAAGAGAAATTGCCGGGTTCCCGGGTCGAAGTTGAAGGCGAAGGCTGCAACTTCCAGTTGAACGTGATCAGCGACGAGTTGGCTGGCCTGAGCCCGGTCAAACGCCAGCAGGCGATCTATGCTCACCTGAACCCATGGATCGCCAATGGCAGCATCCATGCGGTAACCATGAAATTTTTCAGCAGCGCAGCCTGGGCTGAGCGCACCTGA
- the murA gene encoding UDP-N-acetylglucosamine 1-carboxyvinyltransferase produces the protein MDKLIITGGARLDGEIRISGAKNAALPILAATLLADGPVTVGNLPHLHDITTMIELFGRMGIEPVIDEKLSVEIDPRTIKTLVAPYELVKTMRASILVLGPMVARFGEAEVALPGGCAIGSRPVDLHIRGLEAMGAKIEVEGGYIKAKAPEGGLRGAHFFFDTVSVTGTENIMMAAALAKGRSVLQNAAREPEVVDLANFINAMGGNVQGAGTDTITIDGVERLHSASYRVMPDRIETGTYLVAAAVTGGRVKVKDTDPTILEAVLEKLKEAGADINTGEDWIELDMHGKRPKAVNLRTAPYPAFPTDMQAQFISLNAIAEGTGAVIETIFENRFMHVYEMHRMGAQIQVEGNTAIVTGVKSLKGAPVMATDLRASASLVLSALVAEGDTLIDRIYHIDRGYECIEEKLQMLGAKIRRVPG, from the coding sequence ATGGACAAACTGATTATTACTGGCGGCGCTCGCCTTGACGGCGAGATCCGCATTTCGGGCGCGAAGAACGCAGCCTTGCCGATTCTGGCGGCGACCCTGCTGGCCGATGGCCCGGTCACCGTGGGCAACCTGCCACACCTGCACGACATCACCACCATGATCGAGCTGTTCGGCCGCATGGGCATCGAGCCTGTGATCGACGAGAAGCTGTCGGTGGAGATCGACCCACGCACCATCAAGACCCTGGTTGCGCCTTACGAGCTGGTCAAGACCATGCGCGCCTCGATCCTGGTACTGGGCCCGATGGTTGCCCGTTTCGGCGAAGCCGAAGTGGCCCTGCCTGGCGGTTGCGCCATTGGTTCGCGCCCGGTCGACCTGCACATCCGCGGCCTCGAGGCCATGGGCGCGAAGATCGAAGTGGAAGGTGGCTACATCAAGGCCAAGGCGCCTGAGGGTGGCCTGCGCGGTGCGCACTTCTTCTTCGACACCGTCAGCGTCACCGGTACCGAGAACATCATGATGGCCGCTGCCCTGGCCAAGGGCCGCAGCGTGTTGCAGAACGCCGCGCGCGAGCCTGAAGTGGTCGACCTGGCCAACTTCATCAATGCCATGGGCGGCAATGTCCAGGGCGCCGGTACCGACACCATTACCATCGATGGCGTCGAGCGCCTGCATTCGGCCAGCTACCGCGTCATGCCGGACCGCATCGAGACCGGTACCTACCTGGTCGCTGCTGCCGTGACCGGTGGCCGCGTCAAGGTCAAGGACACCGACCCGACCATCCTTGAAGCCGTACTGGAAAAACTCAAGGAAGCCGGTGCCGACATCAACACCGGCGAAGACTGGATCGAGCTGGACATGCATGGCAAGCGGCCAAAAGCCGTCAACCTGCGTACCGCCCCGTACCCGGCGTTCCCGACCGACATGCAGGCGCAGTTCATTTCGCTCAACGCCATTGCCGAAGGCACCGGCGCGGTGATCGAAACCATCTTCGAAAACCGCTTCATGCACGTTTACGAAATGCACCGCATGGGCGCGCAGATCCAGGTCGAGGGCAACACTGCCATCGTCACTGGCGTCAAGTCGCTCAAAGGTGCCCCGGTCATGGCCACCGACCTGCGTGCGTCCGCCAGCCTGGTGCTGTCGGCGCTGGTTGCCGAAGGCGATACCCTGATCGACCGCATCTACCACATCGACCGTGGTTACGAGTGCATCGAAGAGAAACTGCAGATGCTCGGCGCGAAAATCCGCCGCGTACCGGGCTAA
- a CDS encoding MlaC/ttg2D family ABC transporter substrate-binding protein — MISILRRGLLVLLAAFPLLTLAAQSPHEVVQGTTNELLGDLKANKEQYKSNPSAFYDALNRILGPVVDADGISRSIMTVKYSRKATPEQMQRFQENFKRSLMQFYGNALLEYNNQGIVVDPAKADDGKRASVGMKVTGNNGAVYPVQYTLENIGGEWKVRNVIVNGINIGKLFRDQFADAMQRNGNNLDKTIDGWAGEVAKAKQAADSSPDKEVK, encoded by the coding sequence ATGATTTCGATCCTGCGACGTGGCCTGCTGGTCCTGCTGGCGGCCTTCCCCCTGCTGACCCTGGCGGCGCAGTCGCCTCACGAGGTGGTTCAGGGCACGACCAATGAACTGCTGGGTGACCTCAAGGCCAACAAGGAGCAGTACAAGTCCAACCCCAGCGCCTTCTACGATGCGCTCAACCGCATCCTGGGCCCGGTGGTGGACGCTGACGGTATTTCCCGCAGCATCATGACCGTCAAGTACTCGCGCAAGGCCACACCTGAGCAGATGCAGCGCTTCCAGGAAAACTTCAAGCGCAGCCTGATGCAGTTCTATGGCAATGCGCTGCTCGAATACAACAACCAGGGCATCGTCGTCGACCCGGCCAAAGCCGATGACGGCAAGCGCGCCAGCGTAGGCATGAAGGTCACCGGTAACAACGGTGCCGTTTACCCGGTGCAGTACACCCTGGAAAACATCGGTGGTGAGTGGAAGGTGCGTAACGTCATCGTCAACGGCATCAACATTGGCAAGCTGTTCCGTGACCAGTTTGCCGATGCCATGCAGCGCAATGGCAACAACCTGGACAAGACCATCGACGGCTGGGCGGGTGAAGTGGCCAAGGCCAAGCAGGCAGCAGACAGCTCGCCTGACAAGGAAGTGAAATGA
- the hpf gene encoding ribosome hibernation-promoting factor, HPF/YfiA family: MQVNISGQHVEVTQPLRDYVLEKLARVESHFDKITNVQVIMKVEKLQQKVEATLQIPGGEVVANAEDQDMYAAIDALADKLDRQLKKHKEKQQSLLQGAAAR, translated from the coding sequence ATGCAAGTCAATATCAGTGGACAGCATGTAGAAGTCACCCAGCCACTGCGCGATTATGTGCTTGAAAAGCTCGCCCGCGTGGAAAGTCACTTCGACAAGATCACCAACGTGCAGGTCATCATGAAAGTCGAGAAGCTGCAGCAGAAGGTCGAAGCGACCCTGCAGATTCCTGGCGGTGAAGTGGTTGCCAATGCCGAAGACCAAGACATGTATGCAGCCATCGACGCCTTGGCCGACAAGCTCGACCGCCAACTGAAAAAACACAAGGAAAAACAGCAAAGCCTGCTGCAAGGTGCAGCTGCCCGCTGA
- a CDS encoding KpsF/GutQ family sugar-phosphate isomerase, with protein sequence MSQSSELIQSAQRTLRLELEAVEALLARIDDNFVKACELILASKGRVVVVGMGKSGHIGNKIAATLASTGTPAFFVHPAEASHGDMGMITRDDVILALSNSGSTAEIVTLLPLIKRLGIKLVSLTGNPDSPLAQAAEVNLDARVAQEACPLNLAPTSSTTASLVLGDCLAIALLEARGFTAEDFAFSHPGGALGRRLLLKVENVMHSGDELPQVARGTLLKDALLEMSRKGLGMTVIVEADGTLAGIFTDGDLRRSLDRNIDVHTTLVDQVMTVHGKTARADMLAAEALKIMEDHKISALVVVDREGRPTGALNMHDLLRAGVM encoded by the coding sequence ATGAGCCAATCCAGCGAGCTGATTCAATCCGCCCAACGCACCCTGCGCCTGGAACTCGAGGCCGTAGAGGCCCTGCTGGCGCGCATCGACGACAATTTCGTCAAAGCCTGCGAGCTGATCCTGGCCAGCAAGGGCCGGGTGGTCGTGGTCGGCATGGGCAAGTCCGGGCATATCGGCAACAAGATCGCCGCCACCCTGGCCAGCACCGGGACCCCGGCGTTTTTCGTGCACCCGGCCGAAGCCAGCCATGGCGACATGGGCATGATTACCCGCGATGATGTCATCCTTGCGCTTTCCAATTCCGGCAGCACTGCCGAAATCGTCACCCTGCTGCCGTTGATCAAGCGCCTGGGCATCAAGCTGGTCAGCCTGACCGGCAACCCGGACTCGCCCCTGGCCCAGGCCGCCGAGGTCAACCTCGACGCCCGCGTCGCGCAAGAGGCCTGCCCGCTTAACCTCGCACCCACCTCCTCCACCACGGCATCGCTGGTGCTGGGCGACTGCCTGGCCATCGCCCTGCTCGAAGCCCGCGGTTTCACCGCTGAAGACTTTGCCTTCTCGCACCCGGGCGGTGCACTGGGCCGTCGCCTGCTGCTCAAGGTCGAGAACGTGATGCACAGCGGCGACGAGCTGCCCCAGGTAGCCCGCGGCACCCTGCTCAAGGATGCGCTGCTTGAAATGTCCCGCAAAGGCCTGGGCATGACCGTGATCGTCGAAGCCGACGGCACGCTGGCCGGGATCTTCACCGACGGCGACCTGCGCCGCAGCCTGGACCGCAACATCGACGTACACACCACCCTGGTCGACCAGGTCATGACCGTGCACGGCAAAACGGCCCGCGCCGACATGCTCGCTGCCGAAGCCCTGAAGATCATGGAAGACCACAAGATCAGCGCACTGGTGGTGGTGGACCGCGAGGGCCGCCCGACCGGCGCCCTGAACATGCACGACCTGCTGCGCGCCGGTGTAATGTAA
- the ptsN gene encoding PTS IIA-like nitrogen regulatory protein PtsN, producing MIRLETILTPGRSLVNVPGGSKKRALETVANLIADQVPELEMQDVFEKLVAREKLGSTGFGNGIAIPHCRLEGCSAPVSALLHLDAPIEYDAIDGAPVDLLFVLLVPEAATDAHLELLRQIASMLDRKEVRDRLRSASSNEALFQVVLDEQNEH from the coding sequence ATGATCCGACTTGAAACCATCCTGACCCCCGGCCGTTCCCTCGTGAACGTGCCGGGCGGCAGTAAAAAGCGCGCCTTGGAAACGGTTGCGAACCTCATCGCCGATCAAGTGCCAGAACTGGAGATGCAAGACGTCTTCGAAAAACTGGTCGCCCGCGAAAAACTCGGCTCGACCGGTTTCGGCAATGGCATCGCCATCCCTCACTGCCGGCTTGAAGGTTGCTCCGCACCGGTCAGTGCCCTGCTGCACCTGGACGCCCCAATCGAATACGACGCCATCGATGGCGCGCCCGTGGACCTGCTGTTCGTCTTGCTGGTGCCTGAAGCCGCTACCGATGCCCACCTGGAACTGCTGCGCCAGATTGCCAGCATGCTTGATCGCAAGGAAGTTCGTGATCGCTTGCGTAGCGCCAGCAGTAACGAGGCCCTCTTCCAGGTAGTCCTGGACGAACAGAACGAGCACTGA
- the mlaD gene encoding outer membrane lipid asymmetry maintenance protein MlaD, translating to MQNRTLEIGVGLFLLAGILALLLLALRVSGLSASPSSDTYKVYAYFDNIAGLTVRAKVTMAGVTIGKVTAIDLDRDSYTGRVTLQLDKSVDNLPTDSTASILTAGLLGEKYIGISVGGEDQVLKDGATIHDTQSALVLEDLIGKFLLNSVGKEPKEAQPAN from the coding sequence ATGCAAAACCGCACCCTGGAAATCGGTGTCGGCCTGTTCCTCCTGGCCGGGATCCTGGCGCTGCTGCTGCTGGCCCTGCGTGTCAGCGGGCTGTCGGCCAGCCCGAGCAGCGATACCTATAAAGTTTATGCCTACTTCGACAATATCGCCGGTTTGACGGTCAGAGCTAAAGTGACCATGGCCGGTGTGACCATCGGCAAGGTCACCGCCATCGATCTGGACCGGGATTCCTACACCGGTCGGGTGACGTTGCAGCTGGACAAGTCGGTGGACAACCTGCCGACCGACTCCACGGCCTCGATCCTGACTGCCGGTCTGCTTGGCGAGAAGTACATCGGCATCAGCGTGGGCGGCGAAGATCAGGTGCTCAAGGATGGCGCGACCATCCACGACACCCAGTCGGCCTTGGTGCTGGAAGATCTGATTGGCAAGTTCCTGCTCAACTCCGTTGGCAAGGAACCGAAAGAAGCGCAACCGGCTAATTAA
- the lptC gene encoding LPS export ABC transporter periplasmic protein LptC, which produces MFSKKARNIALLAVIAALLAAVGYWNVSPESFLDKPVAQVDESAIDYYAINAHSVQFLPDGKLQYEMTADKVEHMKTSEITLVTTPDLHLYRGTQYPWHVQSTRAEVNPDGTEVELIDKVRIARIDEKQRETIITSSRMTVFPQKQYAQTEQAVRIDGAGGTTTGKGMKAYLKESRMDLLSNVRGQYEAR; this is translated from the coding sequence ATGTTCAGCAAGAAAGCCCGCAATATTGCGCTGCTAGCAGTGATCGCCGCCCTGCTGGCGGCGGTCGGCTACTGGAATGTCAGCCCGGAAAGCTTCCTCGACAAGCCGGTGGCCCAGGTCGACGAAAGCGCCATCGACTACTATGCGATCAACGCCCACAGTGTGCAATTTCTGCCCGACGGCAAGCTGCAGTACGAAATGACCGCCGACAAGGTCGAGCACATGAAGACCAGCGAAATCACCTTGGTGACTACGCCGGACCTGCACCTGTACCGCGGCACCCAATACCCGTGGCACGTGCAAAGCACCCGCGCCGAGGTCAACCCGGACGGCACCGAGGTCGAGCTGATCGACAAGGTACGGATTGCACGCATCGACGAAAAACAGCGTGAAACCATCATTACCAGTTCACGCATGACCGTGTTCCCGCAGAAGCAATATGCGCAGACCGAGCAAGCCGTTAGAATCGACGGCGCCGGTGGCACGACTACGGGCAAAGGAATGAAAGCGTATTTGAAAGAAAGCAGGATGGACCTGCTCTCTAACGTAAGAGGACAGTATGAGGCTCGTTAA
- a CDS encoding ATP-binding cassette domain-containing protein, which produces MSVDSAYAVELKGVTFKRGSRSIFSNVDIRIPRGKVTGIMGPSGCGKTTLLRLMGAQLRPSSGEVWVAGQNLPTLSRSDLFDARKQMGVLFQSGALFTDLDVFENVAFPLRVHTQLSDEMIRDIVLMKLQAVGLRGAIDLMPDELSGGMKRRVALARAIALDPQILMYDEPFVGQDPIAMGVLVRLIRLLNDALGITSIVVSHDLAETASIADYLYVVGDGQVLGQGTPDELMGSDNPRIRQFMKGDPDGPVPFHFPAPDYRADLLGAR; this is translated from the coding sequence ATGAGTGTGGATAGCGCCTACGCGGTCGAGTTGAAGGGGGTTACCTTCAAACGTGGTTCGCGCAGCATTTTCAGCAACGTCGACATTCGCATCCCGCGCGGCAAGGTCACCGGCATCATGGGGCCATCGGGTTGCGGCAAGACCACGTTGCTCCGCCTGATGGGTGCGCAATTGCGCCCCTCCAGCGGTGAGGTATGGGTTGCTGGCCAGAATCTGCCGACGCTGTCGCGCAGCGACCTGTTCGACGCCCGCAAACAGATGGGTGTGCTGTTTCAGAGTGGCGCGCTGTTCACCGACCTCGATGTGTTCGAGAACGTCGCGTTCCCGCTGCGCGTGCACACCCAGCTGTCGGACGAAATGATCCGCGACATCGTGCTGATGAAGCTGCAGGCCGTGGGCCTGCGGGGTGCCATCGACCTGATGCCTGACGAATTGTCCGGTGGCATGAAGCGCCGTGTGGCGCTGGCGCGGGCAATTGCCCTGGACCCGCAGATCCTTATGTACGACGAGCCGTTCGTCGGCCAGGACCCGATCGCCATGGGCGTACTGGTGCGCCTGATCCGCTTGCTCAACGATGCCCTGGGCATTACCAGCATCGTCGTTTCCCACGACCTGGCGGAAACCGCCAGCATCGCCGACTACCTCTACGTGGTAGGCGACGGCCAGGTGCTGGGGCAGGGGACGCCCGACGAGCTGATGGGCTCGGACAACCCTCGCATTCGCCAGTTCATGAAGGGCGACCCGGACGGCCCGGTACCCTTCCACTTTCCTGCGCCTGACTACCGCGCCGACCTGCTGGGAGCGCGTTGA